GCATGGCGTTAAGGATATCTAAGACTTGCCGATCGATCAAACAGAAATCTCCAGTGTCGGTGGGAATATCGACATCAGCCAGGTGTTGGAGCAGGCGATAAAATATGTATGCCGTACCGCGTTTGAACCAACTTTCTTTTTGGCGCTGCGTGCGTTGGGCATAAACAACTTGAAAGCCATTTTGCCATTTGGATACCATCTCTACAATCAATTCTGGCGGGTCTTGTAAGTCTGCATCCATGACAATCGCCACTTCACCCCTGGCAAAATTAAGTCCAGCCGTCACCGCAATTTGATGTCCGAAATTGCGGGCAAGACTGAGGTAGGATACGCGAGGGTCATTTTGATGTAAGTCGCGCACGATTTGCAAAGTGCGATCGCGGCTGCCATCATTAACAAATATGAGTTCTATGGCTCCATCCAATTGTTCGCCAACCGCACTGACGCGGCGATAGAGTTCTAGGATATTTTTTTCTTCGTTGTAGACTGGAACAACCAAGGAATACTTAGGCGATACCATCGCTGCGTACCAACACGATATCTTTGATTCACTACTGTAGCGCGATCGCTAATAACAGTGACCAGTGACCAGTGACCAGTTAACTCTCACCCATCAACTACCAACTACCAACTACTACTGATAACTGATTTAGAGGAATTGTACGAGTTGCTGTAGCTTTGCCCAAGCAGCACCACTATACAAAATTTCCCTAGCTAGGCTAATGCCAGCAGCATATTCACCTAAAGGAATCTTTTCTCCTACTTGCAGTGCTAGCGCTGCATTTAAAGCAACAACATCTTGCTGTGCTTGAGTTCCCTTACCTTGCAATACAGCAGTGAGAATTGCTGCATTTTCATGTACGTCTCCACCCCTTAATGCTGCTGTTGGTGCGGGTGCTAAGCCTAGTTCCTGCGGATGTATAGTTGTTAACTCTACCTGTCCGTTAGATAACACTGCTAAATCTGTAGCGTCACCTAAACCTGCTTCATCCAACTTTTCCCGTCCGTGCAGCACAATTGCCTGTTTTGTCCCTAACTGCTGCAAGGCATGAGCGATAGTCAGTGGTAAGTTTGATTCACAAACTCCAATAACTTGTCCTGACGGGCGCAAAGGATTGACTAGGGGTCCCAAAAGATTAAACACCGTCCGTACTTTCAGCGTTTTGCGTAACGGGGCAACCGCCTTCATAGCAGGATGCCACCCAGGGGCAAATAAAAATGTAATGCCCACTTCTGTAACAGCTGCTTGTATTCTTTCTGCGGCAGCATTGAGATTAACTCCTAGTGCTTCCAACACATCCGCAGAACCGACTCGACTAGAAGCAGAGCGATTGCCGTGTTTAGCTACTGGTACTCCCGCCGCTGCTGCGACAAAGGCAACCGCAGTAGATATATTAAAGGTTGCAGCTCCATCTCCACCAGTACCGCAGGTATCGATTAAAGGTGTAGGGGCGCACAGCTGTGCGCCCGTGCCGTGCGCCCGCACAGATTGTAAAACTTGAGCCATCCCAGCCAGTTCTTCGGCTGATACACCTTTAGCCTGAATTGCTGCTAATATTGCTCCAGATAAGACAGGTGGAATGCTTTCGTTGAGCCATTCCTGCATGAGTTGCGCTGCTTGTGCGCCGGACAAAGATTGACGATCCAGTAATTGCTGAAGTAATTGCGTTGCCCAGGTATTTGAAGCTTCTGGGAGAGAACTATTGCTGAGATCGATGGCTGATGTAGAGGTCATTGTCAGGACAATTTTTGCAGTTAGAAGCATACTACCGCAAAAGGCTCTACTCGATCGGACTTGTCTTTCAAAAATCGTACTAGACTGTCATTTACAATGAGTTGCGGTGTATGGCAGCGATCGCGCTTAATTATTCACCAGCCCGATTTTTGGTAACAGAATGCAATACTCAGGTTTTTACAAAGCCAAAACTTCTCTGGCTTTCTCCGTAATCTCATCAGGATCGAACGGTTTGGTAGTATACATGTCAGCTCCAACCTCTATACTTTTTTGTCGATCGAATTCCTGACCTTTAGCTGTCAACATAATAATATAGACATCGGAAATGCCTAGCTTATTCTTAACTGTATCGCATACATCAAAACCATTCATTTTTGGCATCATCACGTCTAAAAATACGAGCTGAGGTCGCTCGTTCTCGATCGTGTTCAGTGCTATCTCACCGTTTTCTGCAAATAGTAGTTCTACTCCTTCATCCTCCAATTCTTCTAATGTTTGCTCCATTAAAAGTCTGACGTGAGGTTCGTCATCAACAATTAAAATTTTTAAATTCATCTCTTCACCCATATACCTAAATCTCGGTTAGCAAAATTTAAACTGAAACTTTTGGTGCGATCGCGTACTACTCTAAGGCATAGTTATACTAACCTACAATCTATATCGTTGGATAAAGCTTTATACGAGTTTTTCATTTTTGATCAAAGCTCCTGGAAGTAAAATTTCATTCTGTGTAGTTAATGCTTCAGAACGATCGCCATCCTTACGGTCTGCCAGTAAGATAAAGAAAACATTTTCTAAACCTTTTTCAAAACGTAAAGTTTTAATAACTTCGGAGCGCTCCCAAAAGTTAGCGTTAGCAATAATCATGTATGGTTGAACCGACATTGCTTTTTCTCGCAATTCTTGAGCATCAATAGCTTCAACTACACTGTAACCTTTAGCTTGTAAAACTTCAGCTAAAGTTTTTACAGTAGATACATCTTCATCAACCACTAAAACTTTTTTACTAGAATTAGCTTGAGTCGTGAGTGTGCCAATTTCATGCAATAAAGTATCTGTCTCAATTGGCTTCATTAAGTAGCGTTCAATTCCCAAGCGGTAGCCCCGCTCTCTATCTTCTACAATTGATAGAATAATAATGGGAATATTCATAGTTTTGGGATCGTTTTTGAGAACGGCTGCTACATCAAAACCGCTCATTTCTGGCATCATAACATCTAGAATAATAAGGTCGGGAGCAGATTTTTTCACAAAGGCGATCGCTTCTATGCCATCTTTAGCTTCAAGAATATTGTATCCTTCAGACTCTAGCTGCTGCCGGAGCAATTGACGAATATTAGCATCGTCATCGACGACTAAAATTGTTTTTTTAGTCGTTTTAGAATTAGCAGACTTCATGACTACATGTTCTCGCAACTGCTTGACGAGAGTATCGACATCGAAAGTTTTTGGTTTCAAGTCACAAGCAATCATGATGGGTAAGGTAAAGGAAAATTTACTACCTGTACCTAAAGTACTTTCAACCCATATTTTACCTCCGTGATGTTCGACAATTTGTTTGCAAATTGGTAATCCTAAGCCCGTACCTTTTGGTTTGTCAGTGAGGGTATCACCCACTTGCTTGAATTTCTCAAATACTTTATCTAAATCGGCTTCAGCAATCCCTATGCCTGTATCGATAATACTAATATGGATTTGAGTTTCATTGGTTTTGACTTTGCAAGTAATTGAGCCAGTATCGGTAAATTTGACAGAGTTAGAAATTAGGTTAATGACTACTTGAATTAAGCGATCGCGATCGCCTATAATCTCTGGCACATCGGATTCACTATCTCGAATTAATTCCAGATTTTTTTGGTGAAAAAGGGCAGAAGTAGCTGCGATCGCTCTATCTATGACTTCATTAATTTGTAGGGGAGCCATCTTCCACTCAATCTTACCCGCCTCCATTTTGGCAATATCCAAGACATCATTAATTAAATCTGTCAGTCTACCACCTTCTGATACGATAATATCCAGATTGTCTGCTATTTGTCTCACATTGCGTTGAATTTTTTTATCATCTGTTGGAATGACGGGAAAGATAACTTCTTCGAGTTTCTTCTTAATAATTTTAGCAAAACCAAGAACTGATGTTAGAGGCGTTCTAAGCTCGTGAGATACTGTAGAAATGAAATCGGTTTTCATCTGATCTACCTCTTTTTCTGACGTGATATCTCGAATCAATAGAACTGAACCAATGCACCGTTCTTTTCCATTTTGCTTATTTGTAGAATCGGCATCTTTCACAATGGCAGTTGCGACTGCTTTTCCAGTACAACCGCTCGACAACTCTATTTCTGCAACAAAAACTTTTTTTAGATTTCTACGAGTTTCTTCTACTAGCTCGACAATCTTACGATTAAATACAACTTGACAATCACGACCAGTTAAATCTGTCTCTTCAATTCCAAATAGAGCAAATAAGGCTGGATTGACCCGAGCAATCTTACCATTTAAATCGACGACCAATAACCCATCTGCTAAGTTATCAATCACGGCAGTTAAATAAGCCGTGCGCTCTTGAACTCGCAGTTCTAGCTCTTCAAATGATGCTTCTAGCTGGGCTGCCATCTTATTAAAAGCTTGCTCTAAAACTTCCAGTTCATCTGTATTCCTCGCTTCAGACTGCTGAAACGTATTGCTAGCAATTACTTCAGATGCTTGGTTAAGTCGGCGCGTCCTTTGCAAATCTATCTCTGCTAGGCGATCGCACTCAGCCATAATGTGTTGTAAGCGCTGATTCAGTCTGCGGATAAAGAAGGCAACAACTAAAGCCAGGATGATAGCCGCTCCCAGCGCTCCTCCCACAGTAATAGTTAACGCGGGACCCAGCACAACCCATTGAGGCACTGATGCGATCGTCAACCAGTTTGTACCTTTAACTCGCTCGTATGCCCAGTAGTGTCCCTCAGCTTGAATTAATCCAGCTTTACCATTCGATATCTTTTGCCATACAGCCTTTAATTCGGGTATATCCTTGTATGTTGACAGTGCCTTAGCCTTTTGGGGATCTGGAGGATAAGTAAGCAGGTTTCCTTTTTCACTGATAATTGCAAAGTAACCGCCTTTCCAACCCTCAGGCGCTTGAATTTGCTCTCCTATAGCCGTGACGTTGATATCTAGTCCTGTCATACCTATCAAATGTTGGCGATCGGTGAGGATAGGACCTGTATAAGTTGTGAGAGTCAACCCGTACCAATGATAAGGCTCGTACCACAAATCTTTTTTCTCTTTTACAACTGCTTTGTAGTATTCTTGGTTCTGATATTTGTCATCTTGGAATAACTCTGCATATCGGATGTTTTGGTGTGGTTCGGGTAAAAGCTGACCTATCTGACCAGAGCTTTTTTGGTCAACGTAAAAGTAGGGCCAATACCATTGGCGATCTGGCACAAGTTGGAAGGGAGTTTGACCCACACCAAGAGCCATAGTCAAGGATGAGCGTTGCTCAAAAAAATCAAAGACTAATTTCTTATATGTTTCAGGGTCTTTGATGCCTCGACGATTTAGAGTTTTAACTGCTGTAGACAAATCCACCATAGACTGCGTAACTCGGGCAAGCTCAGTCTCTATTGCCTTGACTTGAGTGCTGAGATTAACTTTAATTTCGTCTTTAGCATGATGTTCTAGCGCTTGATAGAAGAAATAGGACATACCGCCCAATCCTACAAGAGCGCTACTTAACACGTAGAAAAATAATCTCGAACCGATAGACTTACGTATGGTCTTTTTCATGATTTTTTTACAACACTACCCTTCTTCAGCTCTTAAAACTGGGGTCTCCATATATGATTCCCTAGTAAAACTAAAAACTCACACCTGACATTGCAGTGTGAGTTATGAGTAGCCATTGTGAATAAACGTAAGTTACAAGTAGAGAGCCAGAGCAGCTCAAGAGCTCGAATTATAGAGACATCTAGTCACGAGCGATCGCATATCTTTTCAAGCTGTTCAAGCTGTTCTCACCAACTCCGATCGCTGTAAATCGAGCTTTCTCTCTAGTATTTCCTTGGATATGAAGCGATCGGGGTTAAGATTCTCTATGGAAGCTGGGAGAAAACCACTACGTACTAAGAAAGAAAAGTAAGCTTTTAGAAGTTGACCGCCAACCGGGGGACAAACGATAGAAGTACCTAAAAGTCCATTGATTGTGTTTTGGCAGTCATGCACCTGGGACGATAGCAAAGAGGTTTCTAAATAAGTCTGTTGTTTTTCAGACTTCTCAGTTAGAAGAGAGGATAAGGGACTCAAGGCATTTGTTTGCGAAAGTTCTGGATCGAGCAGCTTTGATTGCCACATTTCATAAGGGATCTGCTGAATTGGGTAGCCGAGAATGTGCATCACACTCACTAACTGGCTCAAATGTAAGGGGTGAGGATTGAGTAGATGAAAAGTTTTGCCTATAGATTCAGGTTGCCTGGACAAGTGAACGATAGCTTTACTTACATAGTCTACTGGAGTCATGTTAATTTTACGCTCTAACAGTGGTGCTGCATTAAGCTGAATCATGCCTTTGATCAACCGGCACATTAAATCATTTGTTTGAGAAACACCTGTTTGGCTATGACCAGTTATCATGCCTGGTCTGTAAACACAGACGGGAATTCCTCTATCTCTTGCAGCCATGACTAACTTCTCTGCAACCCATTTACTTTGAGCATACCCATTGAAAAAACCGTCGCTGTGAGCGAGATCCTCGTCTTCTCTAATTACCTCCTTGCCAAAGTATGAAGGTGACTGGAATACATCAAGGGTAGAAATGTAATGGACAGGAGTAACTTTGACTTGACTAGCTAATCTTAATACTTCCTGAGTACCCAGCACATTAGCTGCTCTCAGTAATGCGTACGGATAGACTAAGTTAATTAACGCACCACTATGATAAATTAGATCGAGCTTACCAGCTAACTCGCAAAATTCTTGACAAGAAAGCCCCAAATATGGTTGCGATAAATCTCCCACTACCGGAATAATTCTACAACTCCAGTCTTCATGCCAGAGACTATAACGCTCTAGATTGCTTTGAATCCGATATCTGCCTTCTTCAAAACTAGAAGCACGAACTAAACAATAAATACTTGCTTTGGTTTTTGATAGTAA
This window of the Chroococcidiopsis thermalis PCC 7203 genome carries:
- a CDS encoding glycosyltransferase family 2 protein, translating into MVSPKYSLVVPVYNEEKNILELYRRVSAVGEQLDGAIELIFVNDGSRDRTLQIVRDLHQNDPRVSYLSLARNFGHQIAVTAGLNFARGEVAIVMDADLQDPPELIVEMVSKWQNGFQVVYAQRTQRQKESWFKRGTAYIFYRLLQHLADVDIPTDTGDFCLIDRQVLDILNAMPERNRYMRGLRAWIGFRQTSVQFDRPPRFAGKVNYTFGKSLALALNGLVSFSKVPLRLSTYVGLFAAAIAVLMALLVLYWRLFVPQSPLTGFTMILVAIFFLGAVQLVSIGILGEYVGRIYEEVKGRPIYTLAEVGGFSSHADFKQKLGSRGEES
- the trpD gene encoding anthranilate phosphoribosyltransferase — encoded protein: MTSTSAIDLSNSSLPEASNTWATQLLQQLLDRQSLSGAQAAQLMQEWLNESIPPVLSGAILAAIQAKGVSAEELAGMAQVLQSVRAHGTGAQLCAPTPLIDTCGTGGDGAATFNISTAVAFVAAAAGVPVAKHGNRSASSRVGSADVLEALGVNLNAAAERIQAAVTEVGITFLFAPGWHPAMKAVAPLRKTLKVRTVFNLLGPLVNPLRPSGQVIGVCESNLPLTIAHALQQLGTKQAIVLHGREKLDEAGLGDATDLAVLSNGQVELTTIHPQELGLAPAPTAALRGGDVHENAAILTAVLQGKGTQAQQDVVALNAALALQVGEKIPLGEYAAGISLAREILYSGAAWAKLQQLVQFL
- a CDS encoding response regulator transcription factor, translating into MNLKILIVDDEPHVRLLMEQTLEELEDEGVELLFAENGEIALNTIENERPQLVFLDVMMPKMNGFDVCDTVKNKLGISDVYIIMLTAKGQEFDRQKSIEVGADMYTTKPFDPDEITEKAREVLAL
- a CDS encoding ATP-binding protein, coding for MKKTIRKSIGSRLFFYVLSSALVGLGGMSYFFYQALEHHAKDEIKVNLSTQVKAIETELARVTQSMVDLSTAVKTLNRRGIKDPETYKKLVFDFFEQRSSLTMALGVGQTPFQLVPDRQWYWPYFYVDQKSSGQIGQLLPEPHQNIRYAELFQDDKYQNQEYYKAVVKEKKDLWYEPYHWYGLTLTTYTGPILTDRQHLIGMTGLDINVTAIGEQIQAPEGWKGGYFAIISEKGNLLTYPPDPQKAKALSTYKDIPELKAVWQKISNGKAGLIQAEGHYWAYERVKGTNWLTIASVPQWVVLGPALTITVGGALGAAIILALVVAFFIRRLNQRLQHIMAECDRLAEIDLQRTRRLNQASEVIASNTFQQSEARNTDELEVLEQAFNKMAAQLEASFEELELRVQERTAYLTAVIDNLADGLLVVDLNGKIARVNPALFALFGIEETDLTGRDCQVVFNRKIVELVEETRRNLKKVFVAEIELSSGCTGKAVATAIVKDADSTNKQNGKERCIGSVLLIRDITSEKEVDQMKTDFISTVSHELRTPLTSVLGFAKIIKKKLEEVIFPVIPTDDKKIQRNVRQIADNLDIIVSEGGRLTDLINDVLDIAKMEAGKIEWKMAPLQINEVIDRAIAATSALFHQKNLELIRDSESDVPEIIGDRDRLIQVVINLISNSVKFTDTGSITCKVKTNETQIHISIIDTGIGIAEADLDKVFEKFKQVGDTLTDKPKGTGLGLPICKQIVEHHGGKIWVESTLGTGSKFSFTLPIMIACDLKPKTFDVDTLVKQLREHVVMKSANSKTTKKTILVVDDDANIRQLLRQQLESEGYNILEAKDGIEAIAFVKKSAPDLIILDVMMPEMSGFDVAAVLKNDPKTMNIPIIILSIVEDRERGYRLGIERYLMKPIETDTLLHEIGTLTTQANSSKKVLVVDEDVSTVKTLAEVLQAKGYSVVEAIDAQELREKAMSVQPYMIIANANFWERSEVIKTLRFEKGLENVFFILLADRKDGDRSEALTTQNEILLPGALIKNEKLV